In Aeromicrobium wangtongii, the DNA window GAAGAGATCCAACGATTCAGTGGCGTCCCGCACCGCAGCGACGAGCGCATCGACCCCGGCCTGGGTCCCGACATCGGCCTTGACGAGATGAGCACGTCCGCCGAGCGCCTCGACCGATTCAACCGCCTCCCGGGCGGCAGAATCGTTGGCGTGATAGTTGATGACGACATCGTGCCCGAGGCGGCCGCCCCAGTGCTCGGCCACCGCACGACCGATACCGGAGGATCCTCCGGTGACCAGAATTGTCATGCCGGCTTCAGCTCTGCTTCGATCGCGGTGCCGATGCCGACCTCGAGGGTCACTCCGAACTGCTCGATCATCTGGCCGGCGTCGGCCCGCATCGCCGCGAACTCAGGGGTCTTCTCGCTGGCATGCAGATCCGCCTCGCTGTCGAAGTGGAGTTCTGCGACCCGATAGAAGGAGGGCTCGGCCCCCTCCAGATTGCTGTCGGTACGGATTGCGACGAGCTTGCGGAGGTGCGGCGACGCCGCGGCAGCCGGCAGATGGACCTCCGCATAGTGCTGCTCGAAAGCGTCGACGTCTTCACTCTTCGGTGCGGACCAGCAGGCGATGAGCTTGTACATGAATGTCTCCGGTTCTCTCAGGGTGCGTTGAAGCCGCGCCTCGGCTGCGGCCTGCGCCTGCTCGCGCGCGGTGGCATCCGTCGCCACCGTAGGGTGCTCGTCATCGCAGGCTCCTTCGTGGACTCACTCAGGCGGCCATCGCGAAGAATTCACAGATGCTCGTCGTCTTAA includes these proteins:
- a CDS encoding EthD family reductase — translated: MATDATAREQAQAAAEARLQRTLREPETFMYKLIACWSAPKSEDVDAFEQHYAEVHLPAAAASPHLRKLVAIRTDSNLEGAEPSFYRVAELHFDSEADLHASEKTPEFAAMRADAGQMIEQFGVTLEVGIGTAIEAELKPA